Proteins encoded together in one Kitasatospora albolonga window:
- a CDS encoding xylose isomerase, with product MTERFTPTSGDRFTPTPEDRFSFGLWTVGWQGRDPFGDATRAALDPVESVQRLAGLGAWGVTFHDDDLIPFGSTGTEREAIVKRFRQAVDASGLVVPMVTTNLFTHPVFKDGAFTANDRDVRRYALRKTLRNIDLAVELGATTFVAWGGREGSESGAAKDVRLALHRMKEAFDLLGEYVTEQGYGLRFAIEPKPNEPRGDILLPTIGHALAFIERLERPELVGVNPETGHEQMAGLNFPHGIAQAMWADKLFHIDLNGQSGIKYDQDLRFGAGDLRQAFWLVDLLESGYEGPRHFDFKPPRTEDHDGVWASAAGCMRNYLILKERTAAFRADPEVRAALRASRLDELARPTAGDGLAALLADRTAYEEFDAAGAAERGMAFEALDQLAMDHLLGVR from the coding sequence ATGACGGAACGCTTCACCCCCACCTCCGGGGACAGGTTCACCCCCACCCCCGAGGACCGGTTCAGCTTCGGACTGTGGACCGTGGGCTGGCAGGGCCGGGACCCCTTCGGCGACGCCACCCGCGCGGCCCTCGACCCCGTCGAGTCCGTACAGCGCCTCGCCGGACTGGGCGCCTGGGGCGTCACCTTCCACGACGACGACCTGATCCCCTTCGGCTCCACCGGGACCGAGCGCGAGGCGATCGTCAAGCGGTTCCGGCAGGCGGTCGACGCGAGCGGGCTCGTCGTGCCCATGGTGACGACGAACCTCTTCACCCACCCGGTCTTCAAGGACGGCGCCTTCACCGCCAACGACCGGGACGTACGCCGTTACGCGCTCCGCAAGACCCTGCGCAACATCGACCTCGCCGTCGAACTCGGCGCCACCACCTTCGTCGCCTGGGGCGGCCGGGAGGGATCGGAGTCCGGCGCGGCGAAGGACGTACGTCTGGCCCTGCACCGGATGAAGGAGGCGTTCGACCTGCTGGGCGAGTACGTCACCGAGCAGGGGTACGGCCTCCGCTTCGCCATCGAGCCCAAGCCGAACGAGCCGCGCGGCGACATCCTGCTGCCCACCATCGGCCACGCCCTCGCCTTCATCGAACGCCTGGAGCGCCCCGAACTCGTCGGCGTCAACCCGGAGACCGGGCACGAGCAGATGGCCGGGCTCAACTTCCCGCACGGCATCGCGCAGGCGATGTGGGCCGACAAGCTCTTCCACATCGACCTCAACGGCCAGTCCGGCATCAAGTACGACCAGGACCTCCGCTTCGGCGCGGGCGACCTGCGCCAGGCGTTCTGGCTCGTCGACCTGCTGGAGAGCGGCTACGAGGGCCCGCGCCACTTCGACTTCAAGCCCCCGCGCACCGAGGACCACGACGGCGTCTGGGCCTCGGCCGCCGGGTGCATGCGCAACTACCTGATCCTCAAGGAGCGCACGGCGGCCTTCCGCGCCGACCCGGAGGTACGGGCGGCGCTGCGGGCCTCCCGCCTGGACGAACTGGCGCGCCCCACGGCGGGGGACGGCCTCGCGGCGCTGCTCGCCGACCGCACGGCGTACGAGGAGTTCGACGCGGCCGGTGCCGCCGAGCGCGGGATGGCCTTCGAGGCGCTGGACCAGCTGGCCATGGACCACTTGCTGGGCGTGCGCTGA
- a CDS encoding transcriptional regulator, which translates to MKSILTPLGPKADKDTVRRHNLSLVLRAVRDEGESGEATRAGVAARVGLTRAAVSSLVEQLMDSGFLTESGKTFSGQAGRPGTALKVARTGPAGLGVEINIDYVSVCVVDLAGTGRVRQTEHLDNRGAPAEEVLARAARIAARTLDSAREQELRPVGAALALPGLVSAGSVRQAPNLGWNEVPAQELFADALAALRPGHRALPVASENEANLAALAELWFGGLGDVRSFLYLTGEIGVGGALVIDGELLRGAHGFAGEIGHVVVDPDGPECRCGSRGCLEQYAGQTALLRAAGIEGAGGGAGVVELERRARAGDERAVAALAGAGRMLGRVVSGAVNLVDPDAVVLGGIYRGLMPWLAPPADEELTGRVVSGLWSPGGGRLRASSVAGDAARGAAALVVQDVLDDPVAYAEPSGV; encoded by the coding sequence ATGAAGAGCATCCTCACGCCGCTGGGGCCCAAGGCCGACAAGGACACCGTGCGACGGCACAATCTGAGCCTGGTACTGCGAGCCGTGCGGGACGAGGGCGAGAGCGGGGAGGCGACCCGCGCCGGAGTGGCCGCGCGGGTCGGACTGACCCGGGCCGCGGTCTCCTCGCTCGTCGAACAGCTCATGGACAGCGGGTTCCTCACCGAGTCGGGCAAGACGTTCAGCGGGCAGGCCGGGCGTCCCGGCACCGCGCTCAAGGTGGCCCGCACCGGTCCCGCCGGGCTCGGCGTGGAGATCAACATCGATTACGTCTCGGTCTGCGTCGTCGACCTCGCGGGCACCGGCCGGGTCCGCCAGACCGAGCACCTCGACAACCGGGGCGCCCCCGCCGAAGAGGTCCTCGCCCGCGCGGCCCGGATCGCCGCGCGGACCCTGGACTCGGCACGCGAGCAGGAGCTGCGCCCGGTGGGCGCCGCGCTGGCGCTGCCCGGCCTGGTCTCCGCCGGATCGGTCCGCCAGGCCCCCAACCTGGGCTGGAACGAGGTCCCGGCCCAGGAGCTCTTCGCGGACGCCCTCGCCGCGCTGCGCCCCGGCCACCGGGCGCTGCCGGTCGCCTCGGAGAACGAGGCCAACCTCGCGGCCCTGGCCGAGCTGTGGTTCGGCGGCCTCGGAGACGTCCGCAGCTTCCTGTATCTGACCGGGGAGATCGGGGTCGGCGGCGCGCTCGTGATCGACGGCGAACTGCTGCGCGGTGCGCACGGGTTCGCCGGGGAGATCGGCCATGTCGTGGTCGACCCGGACGGGCCGGAGTGCCGGTGCGGGTCCCGGGGCTGCCTGGAGCAGTACGCCGGACAGACGGCGCTGCTGCGGGCGGCCGGGATCGAGGGGGCCGGGGGCGGCGCCGGAGTGGTGGAGCTGGAGCGGCGCGCGCGGGCCGGGGACGAGCGGGCGGTGGCCGCGCTCGCCGGGGCGGGGCGGATGCTGGGCCGGGTGGTGTCGGGGGCGGTGAACCTGGTGGACCCGGACGCGGTGGTGCTCGGCGGGATCTACCGGGGCCTGATGCCGTGGCTCGCGCCGCCCGCCGACGAGGAGCTGACCGGCCGGGTGGTGTCGGGGCTCTGGTCCCCGGGCGGCGGCCGGCTCCGCGCGTCGTCGGTGGCGGGCGACGCGGCGCGGGGCGCGGCGGCGCTGGTGGTGCAGGACGTGCTGGACGACCCGGTGGCGTACGCGGAGCCGTCGGGGGTGTGA
- a CDS encoding DUF305 domain-containing protein — MTNAGPATRRMVLAGAAVLLLAVGLVVLMVVRPSAASPSGKALSAPAEESADAGFARDMMIHHQQAVEMSFIVRDRTDDEDVRRLAYDIINTQANQRGMMLGWLEQWGLPKSSAEPPMTWMGHTFEPTDDGSLMPGMATDAELDALRAAEGKEAEVLFLRLMTVHHRAGVDMAQAGVEKAGTDVIRNLARGMVKGQESEIGLMTDMLKARGAKP, encoded by the coding sequence CTGACGAACGCGGGGCCCGCCACCCGCCGGATGGTGCTCGCGGGCGCCGCCGTGCTGCTGCTGGCGGTGGGGCTGGTGGTGCTGATGGTGGTACGGCCCTCCGCGGCCTCGCCGTCCGGGAAGGCGCTGTCCGCTCCGGCGGAGGAGTCGGCGGACGCCGGGTTCGCCCGGGACATGATGATCCACCACCAGCAGGCGGTCGAGATGTCGTTCATCGTGCGCGACCGCACCGACGACGAGGACGTGCGGCGGCTGGCGTACGACATCATCAACACCCAGGCCAACCAGCGCGGCATGATGCTGGGCTGGCTGGAGCAGTGGGGTCTGCCCAAGAGCTCGGCCGAGCCGCCGATGACGTGGATGGGGCACACCTTCGAGCCGACCGACGACGGTTCGCTGATGCCCGGCATGGCCACCGACGCCGAACTCGACGCGCTGAGGGCCGCCGAGGGCAAGGAGGCCGAGGTGCTCTTCCTGCGGCTGATGACCGTGCACCACCGGGCCGGTGTCGACATGGCGCAGGCGGGCGTCGAGAAGGCCGGGACGGACGTCATCCGGAACCTGGCCAGGGGCATGGTCAAGGGCCAGGAGTCCGAGATCGGGCTGATGACGGACATGCTGAAGGCGCGCGGCGCCAAGCCGTGA
- a CDS encoding scramblase produces the protein MTTHSNIAAGWFPDPHGAPRLLRYWDGGRWTEHTHPADGAPQAPAASGVPAQPVAHHQPVSHQAVGQHPVAHQAAGQPAVSGGSLFDQPVLVVNQKAKLIEVTNEYRVFDQHGATVGSVVQVGQSSLRKVLRFLTSIDQYLTHRLEIRDAHGRPQLLLTRPAKFIKSRVIVQRPDGQPVGEIVQQNAIGKINFAMTAGGVQVGAIRAENWRAWNFAIVDHNGTEVARITKTWEGLAKTMFTTADNYVLQIHQRLPEPLLSLVVATALTVDTALKQDARGLG, from the coding sequence GTGACCACGCACTCGAACATAGCTGCGGGCTGGTTCCCCGATCCTCATGGCGCACCCCGGCTGCTGCGCTACTGGGACGGCGGCCGGTGGACCGAGCACACGCATCCGGCCGACGGCGCACCGCAGGCCCCGGCCGCCTCCGGGGTGCCCGCCCAGCCGGTCGCCCACCACCAGCCGGTCAGCCACCAGGCCGTCGGCCAGCACCCGGTCGCCCACCAGGCCGCCGGTCAGCCGGCCGTCTCCGGTGGCTCGCTCTTCGACCAGCCGGTCCTGGTGGTGAACCAGAAGGCCAAGCTGATCGAGGTGACGAACGAGTACCGGGTGTTCGACCAGCACGGCGCGACCGTCGGTTCGGTCGTCCAGGTCGGCCAGAGCTCGCTGCGCAAGGTGCTCCGCTTCCTCACCAGCATCGACCAGTACCTGACGCACCGGCTGGAGATCCGCGACGCGCACGGGCGGCCGCAGCTGCTGCTGACCCGTCCGGCGAAGTTCATCAAGTCCCGCGTCATCGTCCAGCGCCCCGACGGGCAGCCGGTCGGCGAGATCGTGCAGCAGAACGCGATCGGCAAGATCAATTTCGCGATGACGGCCGGGGGTGTGCAGGTCGGCGCGATCAGGGCGGAGAACTGGCGCGCCTGGAACTTCGCGATCGTCGACCACAACGGCACCGAGGTCGCCCGGATCACCAAGACCTGGGAGGGCCTCGCGAAGACCATGTTCACGACGGCCGACAACTATGTGCTCCAGATCCACCAGCGGCTGCCCGAGCCGCTGCTCAGCCTCGTCGTGGCCACGGCCCTGACGGTGGACACCGCGCTCAAGCAGGACGCCCGCGGCCTCGGCTGA